The following coding sequences lie in one Arabidopsis thaliana chromosome 3, partial sequence genomic window:
- a CDS encoding uncharacterized protein (unknown protein; FUNCTIONS IN: molecular_function unknown; INVOLVED IN: biological_process unknown; LOCATED IN: endomembrane system; EXPRESSED IN: 25 plant structures; EXPRESSED DURING: 15 growth stages; Has 1768 Blast hits to 1607 proteins in 294 species: Archae - 2; Bacteria - 552; Metazoa - 381; Fungi - 236; Plants - 306; Viruses - 38; Other Eukaryotes - 253 (source: NCBI BLink).): MDRSSVLTLLLLILFISNASSFDRFRELVDEETQKDNSNSTTKQESPLINPQPIGDGKSNVTSSEPTLPTSNSTNTNPKEPDSMSPPPPLIPVNEKNDTKVLNTTEPMSPPPPPANLTDSQDSGKLPANMAPPPKSLESGKNETEPGKESPPLAKDPAKGKDDKGSSESASVDTCVGKSNICRTENSLVACTLSIDKGAANWLILVQNEGETSLKAKIVLPVNALQELTLPKHQSQKVNISISGDTNKIILDTGKGQCALHMYPSEESTLPFHFPSYEKLVTPINGAYFLIVSVIIFGGIWAFCLCRKNRRAGSGVPYRELELSGGPGLENESGVHDVETADWDEGWDDDWDENNAVKSPGSAAKSVSISANGLTARAPNRDGWDHDWDD, translated from the exons ATGGATAGAAGTTCGGTCTTAACACTTCTTCTATTGATTTTGTTCATCTCCAATGCTTCCTCCTTCGATAGATTTCGTGAGCtagttgatgaagaaacacaAAAGGATAATTCAAATTCAACCACTAAACAA GAGTCTCCGTTGATTAATCCTCAACCCATCGGAGATGGAAAATCTAATGTGACCTCATCAGAACCAACTCTGCCAACTAGTAATTCGACGAACACTAATCCTAAAGAGCCTGATTCAATGAGTCCACCTCCTCCACTGATACCTGTAAATGAGAAGAATGATACTAAAGTGTTAAATACAACCGAGCCGATGAGCCCGCCTCCGCCTCCAGCGAACCTAACGGATAGTCAGGATAGTGGAAAGCTACCGGCTAACATGGCACCGCCTCCAAAGAGTTTGGAGAGTGGGAAAAATGAGACAGAGCCAGGTAAGGAGAGTCCTCCTTTGGCTAAAGATCCTGCTAAGGGAAAGGATGATAAGGGGAGCTCAGAGTCTGCCAGTGTAGATACCTGTGTAGGAAAGTCTAACATATGTAGAACTGAGAATTCATTGGTGGCGTGCACTTTGAGCATTGATAAAG GTGCTGCTAACTGGTTGATTCTAGTTCAAAATGAAGGTGAAACATCTCTAAAAGCAAAAATTGTTCTTCCGGTTAACGCTTTACAAGAGCTGACACTGCCAAAACACCAGAGTCAAAAA GTAAACATATCCATTAGTGGAGATACAAACAAGATCATACTAGATACTGGAAAAGGACAGTGTGCGCTTCACATGTACCCATCAGAAGAAAGCACCTTACCATTCCACTTTCCCTCATATGAAAAACTAGTGACGCCCATTAACGGCGCTTATTTCTTAATAGTATCCGTCATTATTTTTGGGGGAATTTGGGCATTCTGTCTTTGCCGGAAGAATCGCCGTGCAGGCAGTGGAGTGCCTTACCGTGAGCTAGAATTGAGTGGAGGACCAGGCTTGGAAAACGAGTCAGGGGTCCATGATGTGGAGACAGCAGACTGGGACGAGGGTTGGGATGATGATTGGGATGAGAATAATGCTGTGAAATCGCCGGGTAGTGCAGCAAAGAGTGTTAGCATATCTGCCAATGGCTTAACAGCGAGGGCTCCAAACCGAGATGGCTGGGATCATGACTGGGACGACTAG
- the NPU gene encoding ATP-dependent helicase/deoxyribonuclease subunit B (unknown protein; FUNCTIONS IN: molecular_function unknown; INVOLVED IN: response to oxidative stress; LOCATED IN: endomembrane system; EXPRESSED IN: 25 plant structures; EXPRESSED DURING: 15 growth stages; Has 53 Blast hits to 53 proteins in 21 species: Archae - 0; Bacteria - 0; Metazoa - 0; Fungi - 0; Plants - 48; Viruses - 0; Other Eukaryotes - 5 (source: NCBI BLink).): protein MAGMAAVAGLRPWNAFIQALVLISLSFPFLSSAYRPGDIVRMSKMGQYHSSRTTWHDVIGKHCPIFAVNREVLIPIAKPIGYTGTDPYKIKFQVGSEKFLIHWLLVINRKSSEVPMIDVNLRYSGGDLLGVTAQVIDMPHSYLNTHPEIRKQFWDPQHWPKHVLVRYTWKEQSEIDVSSGFYVLFGSALTFSFVLSIYVLQSSREKLARFVRETVVESSSMNVGEFGKGD from the exons ATGGCGGGCATGGCTGCGGTGGCAGGATTACGACCGTGGAACGCTTTTATTCAAGCTCTAGTTCTGATATCTCTATCATTTCCCTTTCTCTCCAGCGCTTACCGACCTGGAGATATCGTCCGGATGAGCAAGATGGGGCAGTATCACTCT TCGAGAACGACTTGGCATGATGTGATCGGAAAGCATTGCCCGATCTTCGCCGTCAATCGCGAG GTGTTGATCCCAATAGCGAAACCAATTGGCTACACAGGAACTGATCCTTATAAGAT AAAATTCCAAGTTGGAAGTGAGAAATTTCTGATTCACTGGCTTTTGGTAATTAATCGTAAGAGCTCAGAAGTTCCGATGATCGATGTAAATTTG AGATATTCTGGAGGAGATCTGCTTGGAGTCACAGCTCAAGTTATCGACATGCCTCATAGCT ATCTGAATACACACCCGGAGATCCGCAAACAGTTTTGGGATCCTCAACACTGGCCAAAACATGTTCTTGTTAGATACACATG GAAGGAGCAGTCAGAGATTGATGTATCCTCAGGATTCTATGTCCTGTTTGGCTCAG CTctcacattttcttttgtactcTCCATTTACGTCTTACAATCGTCACGAGAGAAGCTGGCAAG GTTTGTAAGAGAGACGGTGGTGGAGAGCAGCAGCATGAATGTTGGAGAATTTGGCAAGGGGGATTGA
- a CDS encoding uncharacterized protein (unknown protein; FUNCTIONS IN: molecular_function unknown; INVOLVED IN: biological_process unknown; LOCATED IN: endomembrane system; EXPRESSED IN: 24 plant structures; EXPRESSED DURING: 15 growth stages.): MDRSSVLTLLLLILFISNASSFDRFRELVDEETQKDNSNSTTKQESPLINPQPIGDGKSNVTSSEPTLPTSNSTNTNPKEPDSMSPPPPLIPVNEKNDTKVLNTTEPMSPPPPPANLTDSQDSGKLPANMAPPPKSLESGKNETEPGKESPPLAKDPAKGKDDKGSSESASVDTCVGKSNICRTENSLVACTLSIDKGYETFLDIIVIPQQFARSLLCAANWLILVQNEGETSLKAKIVLPVNALQELTLPKHQSQKVNISISGDTNKIILDTGKGQCALHMYPSEESTLPFHFPSYEKLVTPINGAYFLIVSVIIFGGIWAFCLCRKNRRAGSGVPYRELELSGGPGLENESGVHDVETADWDEGWDDDWDENNAVKSPGSAAKSVSISANGLTARAPNRDGWDHDWDD; this comes from the exons ATGGATAGAAGTTCGGTCTTAACACTTCTTCTATTGATTTTGTTCATCTCCAATGCTTCCTCCTTCGATAGATTTCGTGAGCtagttgatgaagaaacacaAAAGGATAATTCAAATTCAACCACTAAACAA GAGTCTCCGTTGATTAATCCTCAACCCATCGGAGATGGAAAATCTAATGTGACCTCATCAGAACCAACTCTGCCAACTAGTAATTCGACGAACACTAATCCTAAAGAGCCTGATTCAATGAGTCCACCTCCTCCACTGATACCTGTAAATGAGAAGAATGATACTAAAGTGTTAAATACAACCGAGCCGATGAGCCCGCCTCCGCCTCCAGCGAACCTAACGGATAGTCAGGATAGTGGAAAGCTACCGGCTAACATGGCACCGCCTCCAAAGAGTTTGGAGAGTGGGAAAAATGAGACAGAGCCAGGTAAGGAGAGTCCTCCTTTGGCTAAAGATCCTGCTAAGGGAAAGGATGATAAGGGGAGCTCAGAGTCTGCCAGTGTAGATACCTGTGTAGGAAAGTCTAACATATGTAGAACTGAGAATTCATTGGTGGCGTGCACTTTGAGCATTGATAAAG GATATGAAACTTTCCTAGACATTATAGTTATTCCCCAACAATTTGCAAGGTCTTTGCTTT GTGCTGCTAACTGGTTGATTCTAGTTCAAAATGAAGGTGAAACATCTCTAAAAGCAAAAATTGTTCTTCCGGTTAACGCTTTACAAGAGCTGACACTGCCAAAACACCAGAGTCAAAAA GTAAACATATCCATTAGTGGAGATACAAACAAGATCATACTAGATACTGGAAAAGGACAGTGTGCGCTTCACATGTACCCATCAGAAGAAAGCACCTTACCATTCCACTTTCCCTCATATGAAAAACTAGTGACGCCCATTAACGGCGCTTATTTCTTAATAGTATCCGTCATTATTTTTGGGGGAATTTGGGCATTCTGTCTTTGCCGGAAGAATCGCCGTGCAGGCAGTGGAGTGCCTTACCGTGAGCTAGAATTGAGTGGAGGACCAGGCTTGGAAAACGAGTCAGGGGTCCATGATGTGGAGACAGCAGACTGGGACGAGGGTTGGGATGATGATTGGGATGAGAATAATGCTGTGAAATCGCCGGGTAGTGCAGCAAAGAGTGTTAGCATATCTGCCAATGGCTTAACAGCGAGGGCTCCAAACCGAGATGGCTGGGATCATGACTGGGACGACTAG
- the LTP12 gene encoding lipid transfer protein 12 (lipid transfer protein 12 (LTP12); FUNCTIONS IN: lipid binding; INVOLVED IN: lipid transport; LOCATED IN: plant-type cell wall; EXPRESSED IN: 8 plant structures; EXPRESSED DURING: D pollen mother cell meiosis stage, 4 anthesis, petal differentiation and expansion stage, E expanded cotyledon stage; CONTAINS InterPro DOMAIN/s: Bifunctional inhibitor/plant lipid transfer protein/seed storage (InterPro:IPR016140), Plant lipid transfer protein/seed storage/trypsin-alpha amylase inhibitor (InterPro:IPR003612), Plant lipid transfer protein/Par allergen (InterPro:IPR000528), Plant lipid transfer protein/hydrophobic protein, helical domain (InterPro:IPR013770); BEST Arabidopsis thaliana protein match is: lipid transfer protein 3 (TAIR:AT5G59320.1); Has 1073 Blast hits to 1072 proteins in 125 species: Archae - 0; Bacteria - 0; Metazoa - 2; Fungi - 0; Plants - 1069; Viruses - 0; Other Eukaryotes - 2 (source: NCBI BLink).), which yields MAFTPKIITCLIVLTIYMASPTESTIQCGTVTSTLAQCLTYLTNSGPLPSQCCVGVKSLYQLAQTTPDRKQVCECLKLAGKEIKGLNTDLVAALPTTCGVSIPYPISFSTNCDSISTAV from the exons atggcgTTTACTCCGAAGATCATCACATGCCTCATTGTCCTTACGATCTACATGGCATCCCCAACAGAGTCAACCATCCAGTGTGGGACAGTGACGAGCACACTGGCACAGTGCCTGACCTACTTGACCAACAGTGGTCCATTGCCATCACAATGCTGCGTGGGAGTCAAGTCATTGTACCAATTGGCTCAGACCACACCGGACCGTAAACAAGTATGTGAGTGCCTTAAACTAGCGGGTAAAGAAATCAAGGGCCTCAACACCGACCTTGTGGCCGCACTTCCTACCACTTGTGGTGTTTCAATTCCCTACCCCATCAGTTTTAGCACCAATTGCGACAG TATATCGACTGCCGTGTGA
- a CDS encoding Disease resistance protein (TIR-NBS-LRR class) family (Disease resistance protein (TIR-NBS-LRR class) family; FUNCTIONS IN: transmembrane receptor activity, ATP binding; INVOLVED IN: signal transduction, defense response, apoptosis, innate immune response; LOCATED IN: membrane; EXPRESSED IN: leaf; CONTAINS InterPro DOMAIN/s: NB-ARC (InterPro:IPR002182), Toll-Interleukin receptor (InterPro:IPR000157), Disease resistance protein (InterPro:IPR000767); BEST Arabidopsis thaliana protein match is: Disease resistance protein (TIR-NBS-LRR class) family (TAIR:AT5G45250.1); Has 19036 Blast hits to 14178 proteins in 545 species: Archae - 8; Bacteria - 1068; Metazoa - 1899; Fungi - 85; Plants - 15364; Viruses - 2; Other Eukaryotes - 610 (source: NCBI BLink).) encodes MEEASSSSEVKALPLPPQHQVFVNFRGEELRNSFVSHLRSALVRHGVNIFIDTNEEKGKPLHVFFQRIEESRIALAIFSVRYTESKWCLNELVKMKECMDKGKLLIIPIFYKVKAYEVRYQKGRFGCVFKNLRNVDVHKKNQWSEALSSVADRIGFSFDGKSDEHNFINGIVEEVKEALSKILLDKTKDAFVYHSKNNSMSVGREKHEIYGLKQRLEELKEKLDLDCEETRILGVVGMPGIGKTTLAREIYETLRCKFLRHGLIQDIRRTSKEHGLDCLPALLLEELLGVTIPDIESTRCAYESYKMELHTHKVLVVLDDVSDKEQIDVLLGRCNWIRQGSRIVIATSDKSLIQDVADYTYVVPQLNHKDGLGHFGRYAFDRHSNIHNNEVIMKLSKEFVHYGRGHPLVLKLLGADLNGKDEDHWKTKLATLAENSSHSIRDVLQVSYDELSQVHKDIFLDIACFRSEDESYIASLLDSSEAASEIKALMNKFMINVSEDRVEMHDLLYTFARELCRRAYAQDGREPHRLWHHQDITDVLKNIEEGAEVRGIFLNMNEMKREMSLDSCTFKSMCGLRYLKIYSSHCPQQCKPNNKINLPDGLNFPLKEVRYLHWLEFPLKEIPPDFNPQNLVDLKLPHSKIERIWSDDKHKDTPKLKWVNLSHSSNLWDISGLSKAQRLVFLNLKGCTSLKSLPEINLVSLEILILSNCSNLKEFRVISQNLETLYLDGTSIKELPLNFNILQRLVILNMKGCAKLKEFPDCLDDLKALKELILSDCWKLQNFPAICERIKVLEILRLDTTTITEIPMISSLQCLCLSKNDHISSLPDNISQLSQLKWLDLKYCKSLTSIPKLPPNLQHLDAHGCCSLKTVSNPLACLTTAQQIYSTFILTNCNKLERSAKEEISSFAQRKCQLLLDAQKRCNVSSLISFSICCYISKIFVSICIFLSISMQNSDSEPLFSICFPGSELPSWFCHEAVGPVLELRMPPHWHENRLAGVALCAVVTFPKSQEQINCFSVKCTFKLEVKEGSWIEFSFPVGRWSNQGNIVANIASEHVFIGYISCSKIFKRLENQYFSSSNPTRSTQSSKCSPTKASLNFMVIDGTSELPRIEVLKCGLRFFKGVGSSGNYLKKLEVKEAEQNLSAEKVSEDWTYGSSSRCNHAVKTCPEQRQVTVTAEVEASPEKADNAEFQIKITPREAQPQPQPRPCSKTLKWACFTCCDFQKHL; translated from the exons ATGGAGGAGGCCTCTTCCTCTTCCGAGGTAAAAGCACTTCCTTTGCCGCCGCAGCATCAAGTGTTTGTAAATTTCAGAGGAGAAGAGTTGCGGAACAGCTTTGTTAGCCATCTCAGAAGTGCATTGGTTAGGCATGGGGTCAACATCTTCATAGACACGAATGAGGAAAAAGGTAAACCTTTACATGTGTTTTTCCAGAGGATTGAAGAGTCGAGGATCGCTTTGGCCATTTTTTCCGTTAGGTACACCGAATCGAAATGGTGCTTGAACGAGCTAGTGAAGATGAAGGAATGCATGGACAAGGGAAAGCTCCTCATCATTCCCATTTTCTACAAGGTTAAAGCATACGAAGTTCGGTATCAGAAGGGACGGTTTGGTTGTGTTTTCAAGAATTTGCGCAATGTTGATGTTCACAAGAAAAACCAGTGGTCTGAAGCTTTGAGCTCTGTTGCAGACCGGATCGGCTTCTCCTTTGATGGAAAGAg CGACGAGCACAACTTCATCAATGGTATTGTTGAAGAGGTTAAAGAAGCGCTGAGCAAGATTTTGTTGGACAAAACCAAAGATGCTTTCGTCTATCATTCGAAAAACAATTCAATGTCCGTAGGAAGAGAAAAGCACGAGATTTATGGACTCAAACAACGGTTAGAAGAATTAAAGGAGAAGCTAGATCTTGATTGTGAGGAGACTCGGATTTTGGGAGTTGTTGGGATGCCCGGTATTGGTAAAACCACTCTTGCAAGGGAGATTTATGAAACTTTGCGGTGCAAGTTCTTAAGGCATGGATTAATCCAAGATATTCGTAGAACATCGAAGGAGCACGGGTTGGATTGCTTGCCTGCATTACTCTTGGAAGAGTTACTCGGTGTGACAATTCCAGACATAGAATCTACTCGATGTGCATATGAATCTTACAAGATGGAACTACATACACATAAAGTTCTTGTTGTTCTCGACGATGTGAGTGACAAGGAACAGATAGATGTTCTTCTGGGGAGATGCAACTGGATTAGGCAGGGAAGCAGGATTGTCATTGCAACAAGCGACAAATCACTAATACAAGATGTGGCTGACTATACTTATGTTGTCCCACAGTTGAACCACAAAGACGGCTTAGGTCACTTTGGGCGTTATGCCTTTGATCGTCATTCCAACATACACAACAATGAAGTCATCATGAAGCTATCGAAAGAGTTTGTGCATTATGGTAGAGGTCATCCACTCGTTCTAAAGTTGTTGGGGGCAGATCTTAATGGGAAAGACGAGGACcattggaaaacaaaattggctACACTAGCAGAAAATTCCAGCCATAGTATTCGAGATGTGTTACAAGTAAGTTATGATGAACTGAGTCAAGTGCATAAAGATATATTTCTCGACATAGCTTGTTTTAGATCGGAAGATGAGAGTTACATTGCTAGTCTACTGGATTCATCTGAAGCTGCAAGTGAAATAAAAGCTCTCATGAATAAATTCATGATTAATGTTTCCGAGGACCGAGTAGAGATGCATGATTTGCTATATACTTTCGCTAGGGAACTTTGCCGAAGAGCATATGCTCAAGATGGAAGGGAGCCACATAGGTTGTGGCACCACCAAGACATAACTGATGTGCTAAAGAACATAGAG GAAGGCGCAGAAGTCAGAGGGATTTTCCTAAACATGAATGAAATGAAGAGGGAGATGAGCTTAGACAGTTGCACTTTCAAATCGATGTGTGGTCTCCGATACCTCAAGATCTATAGCTCACATTGTCCTCAGCAATGTAAGCCTAACAATAAGATAAACCTCCCTGATGGGCTAAACTTCCCACTGAAAGAGGTTCGCTATCTCCACTGGCTAGAGTTCCCATTGAAGGAAATTCCACCAGATTTCAACCCGCAAAATCTTGTCGACCTTAAGCTTCCCCACAGCAAGATTGAACGAATCTGGAGTGATGATAAGCATAAG GATACACCAAAATTAAAGTGGGTCAATCTCAGTCATTCAAGTAACTTGTGGGACATTTCGGGGTTATCAAAGGCTCAACGTCTTGTTTTCCTAAATCTAAAAGGGTGTACAAGTCTCAAGTCTCTTCCGGAGATAAATTTAGTCTCTTTAGAAATTCTCATCCTCAGCAACTGCTCAAACCTTAAGGAATTCCGGGTGATCTCACAAAATCTAGAAACTCTATACTTGGATGGCACTTCAATTAAAGAACTTCCTTTGAACTTCAATATACTCCAGAGACTTGTTATATTGAATATGAAAGGATGCGCGAAGCTGAAGGAGTTTCCGGATTGTCTCGATGACTTGAAAGCTCTTAAAGAACTGATACTCTCAGATTGTTGGAAGCTCCAAAATTTTCCGGCAATCTGTGAAAGAATCAAGGTTTTAGAGATATTAAGATTGGATACTACAACCATAACAGAGATTCCGATGATATCGTCGTTACAATGTTTATGCTTAAGCAAGAATGATCACATCAGCTCCCTTCCAGATAACATCAGCCAACTTTCTCAACTAAAATGGTTGGACTTGAAGTATTGTAAGAGTCTTACATCTATTCCAAAGCTTCCACCAAATCTTCAACACTTAGATGCACACGGCTGTTGCTCACTTAAGACAGTCTCGAATCCACTGGCATGTCTTACTACGGCTCAACAGATTTATTCTACATTCATCCTCACGAACTGCAACAAACTCGAAAGGAGTGCTAAAGAAGAAATATCTTCCTTTGCTCAAAGGAAATGTCAGCTACTTTTAGATGCACAAAAGCGCTGCAATGTCAGTTCCTTGATCTCCTTCAGTATATGTTgctatatatcaaaaatattcgTGTCTATATGCATTTTCTTGTCTATATCTATGCAGAATTCTGATTCGGAGCCTTTGTTCAGTATATGCTTTCCTGGAAGTGAACTACCTTCATGGTTCTGTCATGAAGCTGTTGGACCTGTATTAGAGCTCAGAATGCCTCCACATTGGCATGAAAATAGGCTTGCCGGTGTAGCTCTATGTGCTGTTGTCACATTTCCAAAATCTCAAGAACAAATCAACTGTTTTTCAGTGAAATGCACATTCAAACTAGAAGTAAAAGAAGGGTCGTGGATCGAATTTTCATTCCCAGTTGGAAGATGGAGTAATCAGGGCAATATAGTTGCGAATATTGCATCAGAGCATGTCTTTATTGGGTATATCAGCTGTTCAAAGATCTTTAAACGTCTTGAAAACCAGTATTTTAGCAGCTCTAATCCTACAAGATCCACGCAATCTAGTAAATGTAGTCCTACTAAGGCCTCTCTTAATTTTATGGTCATAGATGGTACGAGTGAGCTACCGAGAATCGAAGTGCTCAAGTGTGGCTTAAG GTTTTTCAAAGGTGTTGGGAGCAGTGGAAATTATTTAAAGAAGTTGGAAGTGAAAGAAGCTGAACAAAATCTAAGTGCTGAAAAAGTGTCAGAAGATTGGACGTATGGATCAAGTAGCAGATGCAACCATGCTGTCAAAACATGTCCAGAACAGAGGCAAGTGACAGTCACCGCAGAGGTTGAAGCTTCTCCTGAAAAAGCTGACAATGCAGAATTTCAAATCAAGATCACCCCACGTGAAGCTCaaccacaaccacaaccacGCCCATGttcaaaaactttgaaatgGGCATGTTTTACTTGTTGTGACTTCCAAAAACATCTATGA
- the LTP5 gene encoding lipid transfer protein 5 (lipid transfer protein 5 (LTP5); FUNCTIONS IN: lipid transporter activity; INVOLVED IN: lipid transport; LOCATED IN: cell wall; EXPRESSED IN: 21 plant structures; EXPRESSED DURING: 13 growth stages; CONTAINS InterPro DOMAIN/s: Bifunctional inhibitor/plant lipid transfer protein/seed storage (InterPro:IPR016140), Plant lipid transfer protein/seed storage/trypsin-alpha amylase inhibitor (InterPro:IPR003612), Plant lipid transfer protein/Par allergen (InterPro:IPR000528), Plant lipid transfer protein/hydrophobic protein, helical domain (InterPro:IPR013770); BEST Arabidopsis thaliana protein match is: lipid transfer protein 1 (TAIR:AT2G38540.1); Has 1074 Blast hits to 1073 proteins in 123 species: Archae - 0; Bacteria - 0; Metazoa - 2; Fungi - 0; Plants - 1070; Viruses - 0; Other Eukaryotes - 2 (source: NCBI BLink).), with amino-acid sequence MEGLLKLSTLVIVCMLVTAPMASEAAISCGAVTGSLGQCYNYLTRGGFIPRGCCSGVQRLNSLARTTRDRQQACRCIQGAARALGSRLNAGRAARLPGACRVRISYPISARTNCNTVR; translated from the exons atgGAGGGACTCTTGAAGTTGTCAACTTTGGTGATTGTGTGCATGTTAGTGACCGCTCCAATGGCGTCCGAGGCAGCAATCTCGTGCGGCGCAGTCACCGGCAGCTTAGGTCAATGCTATAACTACTTGACCCGAGGCGGTTTCATTCCTAGAGGGTGTTGCTCTGGCGTTCAGAGGCTCAACAGCTTGGCTCGTACCACCCGTGACCGCCAACAAGCTTGTCGTTGTATCCAGGGAGCAGCGAGAGCCTTGGGTTCTCGACTTAACGCTGGTCGTGCTGCTCGTCTCCCTGGTGCTTGCCGTGTTAGGATCTCTTACCCCATCAGTGCCAGAACCAACTGTAACAC CGTCAGGTGA